The Nitrospira sp. KM1 genome includes a window with the following:
- a CDS encoding DUF748 domain-containing protein codes for MKRRWWLLLVLTAGLFVIATIALFYIDEPLRVYAERQFNQNVDGYTLSIGRLRFHPIGLSVDFEESTLIQNDHPEPPVATIPRWHASIHWQAILNGRLVSDHYIDRPVLRITQTQAAKEAKDDKGLAERGWQQAILSVYPLKIDVFQLHEADLTYADNPKSKPLHLSRLNVTAENIRNVRSRERTYPSTVHVDGEVFDSGNLVVDGSADFLSEPHFGADVDVSLQSIHLDDVVPLTGRFNVQLRKGTVSGKGHLEYSPHIKQARVLDLELEGVRVDYVHARSTARSELHVAEKTVETAKRLNNHPEWLIRLDRAVLRNSEMGFVNQAVDPAYRVFLSEVDLNLENFSNQFSEGTAHLQLTGKFMGTGQTEAHATFRPETHSPDFEIQVKMVKTKMRSMNDLLRSYSNFDVADGFFSFFSELKVKDGTIAGYVKPLFKDVSVYDPDQDKDKSLLQKLYEAVVGGTLELLANRDRKEVATQADVSGKIQRPETSTLQVVLKLIQNAFFKAILPGFEQEAKRAG; via the coding sequence GTGAAACGAAGATGGTGGCTTCTCCTCGTCCTGACAGCGGGGCTCTTCGTTATTGCAACCATTGCGCTCTTCTATATCGACGAACCGTTGCGCGTTTATGCCGAACGGCAGTTCAACCAGAACGTCGACGGCTACACCCTTTCGATCGGAAGATTGCGATTTCATCCCATCGGACTATCGGTGGACTTCGAAGAGTCCACATTGATTCAGAATGACCACCCCGAACCGCCCGTGGCGACGATTCCCAGGTGGCACGCCAGTATTCACTGGCAAGCGATTTTGAACGGCCGGCTGGTCAGCGATCACTATATCGACCGGCCCGTCCTGCGGATCACGCAAACGCAAGCGGCGAAGGAAGCGAAGGACGACAAGGGCTTGGCCGAGCGTGGGTGGCAGCAAGCCATCCTGTCCGTTTATCCCCTGAAGATCGACGTATTTCAACTCCATGAAGCGGACCTGACCTATGCGGATAATCCCAAGTCGAAGCCGTTGCATCTCAGTCGGTTGAATGTGACGGCGGAAAATATCCGCAACGTGCGTTCCCGGGAGCGAACATACCCCTCCACTGTTCATGTGGACGGAGAAGTATTCGATTCGGGGAACCTGGTCGTCGACGGGTCCGCAGATTTTCTGTCGGAGCCGCACTTCGGCGCCGATGTCGACGTCTCTCTGCAATCAATCCATCTGGACGACGTCGTTCCCCTCACGGGACGGTTCAATGTGCAGCTGCGCAAGGGGACGGTTTCCGGCAAAGGCCATTTGGAATATTCCCCGCACATCAAGCAAGCGCGGGTACTGGATCTCGAACTGGAGGGAGTGCGCGTGGACTATGTTCACGCGAGAAGCACGGCCCGCTCGGAGCTGCACGTTGCGGAGAAGACCGTCGAAACCGCCAAGCGGTTGAACAATCATCCCGAATGGCTGATCCGCTTGGACCGGGCCGTGCTGAGAAACAGCGAGATGGGATTCGTGAATCAAGCCGTGGACCCCGCCTACCGAGTTTTTCTCTCCGAAGTTGACCTGAATCTGGAAAACTTCAGCAACCAATTTTCGGAAGGCACGGCCCATCTCCAACTTACCGGAAAATTCATGGGCACGGGGCAAACCGAGGCCCATGCGACGTTCCGTCCGGAAACCCATTCGCCGGATTTCGAGATTCAGGTCAAGATGGTGAAGACCAAAATGCGGTCGATGAATGATTTATTGAGATCCTACAGCAACTTTGATGTGGCTGATGGGTTCTTCTCCTTCTTTTCGGAATTGAAAGTCAAGGATGGCACGATCGCAGGCTACGTCAAGCCCCTATTCAAGGATGTCAGCGTCTATGATCCGGACCAGGACAAGGACAAGTCCCTTCTCCAGAAGCTCTACGAGGCGGTGGTGGGAGGCACATTGGAGTTGCTTGCCAATCGGGATAGAAAGGAAGTGGCAACTCAAGCCGACGTGTCCGGAAAGATACAGAGACCGGAGACCAGCACGCTTCAGGTGGTCCTGAAGCTCATTCAAAATGCATTCTTCAAAGCGATTCTGCCGGGATTCGAGCAGGAAGCGAAGCGGGCCGGATGA
- a CDS encoding Xaa-Pro peptidase family protein, with translation MSRSPQSHKATVFIAASEQDSNLYYATKFIAPDPFIYLEIKGERILVMNDLEMDRAKSQSSVDRVLSYSEIERRARDQGVASPGSIDIVHVVLREAKIKHLLLPANFPFSHASRLQELGYHLHAKPDPFYEQRVIKTSEEVRHIEAAQRATEQSVAAAHEVVRRSDIKDGHLWFDGGVLTSERIKKLINVKLMEADCVAQHTIVAGGEQACDPHNEGSGPLPAHRSIIFDVFPRSATTRYFADMSRTVVRGTPSPELVKLFHIVKDAQEEAIEKIKDGADGMKIHRGICDRFEKAGYKTGLVNGRMQGYFHGTGHGVGLDIHEAPRISRTGSLLQEGHVVTVEPGLYYPGLGAVRIEDMVLVTADGCRNLTDFPKVLELG, from the coding sequence ATGTCGCGATCGCCGCAATCCCATAAAGCCACCGTATTCATCGCCGCCAGCGAGCAGGATTCGAATCTCTATTACGCCACCAAGTTCATCGCTCCCGATCCTTTCATCTATCTCGAAATCAAGGGCGAACGGATACTCGTCATGAACGACTTGGAGATGGACCGGGCCAAGAGCCAGTCCTCCGTCGATCGGGTGCTCTCATATTCGGAGATCGAACGCCGGGCCAGGGACCAGGGTGTCGCCTCGCCCGGGAGCATCGACATCGTTCATGTGGTCCTGCGAGAGGCAAAGATTAAACACTTGTTGCTGCCCGCGAATTTTCCATTCAGCCATGCGTCCCGGTTGCAAGAGCTGGGCTACCATCTGCATGCCAAGCCCGATCCATTCTATGAGCAACGCGTGATCAAGACGAGTGAAGAGGTCCGCCACATCGAAGCGGCGCAACGAGCGACGGAGCAGTCCGTGGCTGCGGCGCACGAGGTCGTGCGCCGCTCCGACATCAAGGACGGTCATCTGTGGTTCGACGGCGGGGTCCTGACGTCCGAGCGTATCAAGAAACTCATCAACGTGAAGCTGATGGAAGCCGATTGCGTGGCTCAGCATACGATTGTGGCCGGCGGTGAGCAGGCCTGCGATCCGCACAATGAAGGGAGCGGCCCGCTTCCCGCTCACCGCAGCATCATTTTCGATGTGTTTCCGCGCTCCGCGACGACGCGCTATTTTGCCGATATGTCACGCACCGTCGTCCGCGGCACTCCAAGCCCGGAACTGGTCAAATTGTTTCACATCGTCAAGGACGCGCAGGAGGAAGCGATCGAGAAAATCAAAGACGGCGCGGATGGCATGAAAATCCATCGCGGCATCTGCGATCGATTCGAAAAAGCCGGATACAAGACCGGCCTCGTCAACGGCCGCATGCAAGGCTATTTTCACGGCACCGGTCATGGCGTGGGATTGGACATTCACGAAGCTCCGCGCATCAGCCGGACCGGATCGCTGTTGCAGGAGGGGCATGTCGTGACCGTGGAGCCCGGCCTGTACTATCCGGGACTGGGGGCGGTCCGCATCGAAGATATGGTGCTGGTTACCGCCGACGGGTGCCGCAACTTGACGGATTTTCCAAAGGTGCTCGAACTCGGCTAG
- a CDS encoding DUF3971 domain-containing protein gives MSLTRVVVFLIVLVLIGGGAFLVLSPSLTGDDYLKSFFLKQLEQSVGRKIDVHRIKLVLFPKIRLELTQVAIHEKNSDQILLSAKKLEMVLRLLPLLRKQVVGKRLLIEEPTLTLRRDRHGHWNVLDRPNPVPSNDAEALQFLTRIFRIKEATLVHGTVHVIDEARPDGVRATKLESVEASFVIHAERALADVHVAANHSGEQGPSSMSLAGVLRRADQQRLAEADPTKPSLLLQFDGNVEASGLGLRDVADFFGPRPVPELVTGVINVRSGIRIIPGVAGYDVVLSELTGRLGPLAVTGGANLSGLLTAQPTFAVTFASSSVQLSELLEKVPPQWFHPQLPGVMKDRKIDGKVEVVSATVTGSYAEGPQLSVTGEFRVKDGQALIGDSHTQAKNLAAVVQVEAGRIRVNNLSGLYGTIQMNESRALVSFLEAGPWLEMEIAGTMTASDLLQFLSTTVKSAQLSQVLGSSTDVQGMARPTFRMVGPLNQEGGITFAGGEITAQHVSLNNKLLPERLTELQGRFVLSEGETQFDQVIGYLGDLAVQVQGGMTGGEVSAFRDLSVRVNGDVAHMVQLLPAQTVPKGMLEGKAIVGVDLSGRTSAPHFRGEVALKESRVLWTGILEKPTGAPAAIEFEGDVTSKSAVTFTRVQFDMPPLRLPIKGKIQVGERFSIDAALATGTISLSSVPEWVVKGGFEAGNVELSLDIKGRDRDWRTWKTAGWLALSHGLMNAKGADGPIQDLYVRLQLARDAAELKRLSFRILDSDVALEAMIRNWATKPAITAKIESNQMDLDLLIPKGERSPIREFLEFLAATSKVGATAAISRGHYKHLKFGGLSARITIQDGVLDVDRIAGQSTNGDVAGRVVVQLPRLEPAEAEISVRATGIPVEDMLKLLGSKAGSGITGELRINATARGHGRNPHGVLPSLNGRADLLLEHGHIFKSKQRATWKIISLLNLPAVLQGKVDLEKEGLPYNKITSTLNMRNGLVETENLIIDSPIVKITAAGNYDLPTDQLEMIWAVSPFGSYSQFLKTIPLFGRLFAGERSGFATAMFSVKGAVEDPDVTYLPMKSFATGLTGLGQLAVDLLKNTVMLPIDLVTPDDNKGVSKDAIPAP, from the coding sequence CTCAAGAGTTTTTTCCTTAAACAGCTCGAGCAGAGTGTCGGTCGCAAGATCGATGTGCATCGGATCAAGCTGGTGCTGTTTCCCAAAATCCGCCTCGAGCTGACACAGGTCGCCATTCACGAAAAGAATTCCGACCAGATTTTGCTGTCCGCGAAGAAATTGGAAATGGTTCTGCGGCTGCTTCCGCTGCTCCGTAAACAGGTCGTGGGAAAACGACTGCTGATCGAGGAACCGACGCTGACGCTCAGGCGCGATCGTCACGGCCATTGGAACGTCCTGGACCGTCCCAATCCGGTTCCGAGCAACGACGCAGAGGCCCTTCAGTTTCTGACCAGAATTTTCAGAATCAAGGAAGCGACATTGGTCCACGGCACCGTCCATGTGATCGATGAGGCCAGGCCGGACGGCGTGCGGGCCACCAAGCTTGAATCCGTGGAGGCGTCATTCGTCATTCATGCCGAGCGAGCGCTGGCCGACGTGCACGTCGCCGCGAATCATTCGGGTGAGCAGGGGCCGTCGTCCATGTCGCTGGCCGGCGTCCTGCGGCGGGCCGATCAGCAGCGGCTGGCCGAGGCGGATCCGACCAAGCCGTCCCTCCTGTTGCAATTCGACGGGAATGTCGAAGCGTCCGGCCTGGGCCTGCGTGACGTCGCGGATTTCTTCGGCCCGAGGCCGGTTCCGGAACTCGTGACCGGCGTGATCAACGTCCGAAGCGGCATTCGAATCATCCCCGGGGTCGCCGGATACGACGTCGTGCTGTCGGAGCTTACCGGGCGCCTTGGCCCGCTGGCGGTCACGGGCGGCGCGAATCTGTCCGGCTTGCTGACTGCACAACCGACGTTTGCGGTTACGTTTGCATCCTCGTCCGTGCAGCTGAGCGAGCTTCTGGAGAAGGTTCCGCCGCAGTGGTTTCATCCGCAGCTGCCCGGCGTCATGAAGGATCGGAAGATCGACGGCAAGGTGGAAGTCGTGTCGGCGACGGTCACGGGCTCTTATGCCGAAGGTCCGCAGCTGTCGGTGACCGGGGAGTTTCGCGTCAAGGACGGGCAGGCCTTGATCGGTGACAGCCACACGCAGGCCAAGAATCTTGCCGCGGTCGTGCAGGTGGAAGCCGGGCGCATTCGAGTGAATAATTTGAGCGGGCTGTATGGGACGATTCAGATGAACGAGAGCAGGGCCTTGGTGTCCTTCCTGGAAGCCGGTCCCTGGCTCGAAATGGAAATCGCAGGCACGATGACGGCATCGGACCTGTTGCAATTTCTTTCAACCACCGTGAAATCGGCTCAACTTTCGCAGGTGTTGGGATCGTCGACGGATGTGCAGGGAATGGCACGGCCGACCTTTCGGATGGTCGGCCCGTTGAATCAGGAAGGCGGAATTACGTTTGCCGGAGGAGAAATTACCGCGCAGCACGTGAGCCTGAATAACAAATTGTTGCCTGAACGGTTGACCGAACTGCAGGGCCGGTTCGTGCTGTCGGAGGGGGAAACGCAGTTCGATCAGGTGATCGGCTATCTCGGAGACTTGGCCGTGCAAGTGCAGGGCGGGATGACGGGCGGAGAAGTCAGTGCGTTTCGGGACTTGTCTGTGCGAGTGAACGGCGATGTGGCGCATATGGTTCAACTCTTGCCCGCACAGACCGTTCCCAAGGGGATGCTGGAAGGCAAGGCGATCGTCGGGGTCGACCTGTCAGGCCGGACGTCCGCTCCGCATTTCAGAGGCGAAGTGGCGCTCAAGGAATCGCGGGTTCTGTGGACGGGAATTCTGGAAAAGCCGACCGGGGCTCCGGCCGCAATTGAGTTCGAGGGGGACGTGACGTCGAAATCCGCTGTCACGTTCACGCGGGTCCAGTTCGACATGCCCCCGCTTCGGTTGCCCATCAAAGGCAAGATTCAGGTGGGAGAACGATTCTCCATCGACGCGGCCCTGGCGACCGGTACGATCTCACTCTCCAGCGTGCCCGAGTGGGTGGTCAAGGGGGGATTCGAAGCCGGAAATGTCGAACTATCGCTCGATATCAAAGGCCGCGATCGGGATTGGCGGACATGGAAGACGGCCGGATGGCTGGCGCTCAGCCACGGGCTGATGAACGCAAAAGGAGCGGATGGGCCGATCCAGGATCTGTATGTCCGTCTGCAGCTCGCGCGGGATGCGGCCGAACTCAAACGGCTCTCGTTTCGGATTCTCGACAGCGACGTGGCGCTCGAGGCGATGATCCGGAACTGGGCGACCAAGCCTGCCATCACGGCGAAGATCGAATCCAATCAAATGGATCTCGATTTGCTCATCCCCAAAGGGGAGCGGTCCCCCATTCGCGAATTCCTCGAATTTTTGGCTGCGACGAGCAAAGTCGGGGCCACGGCCGCCATCAGCCGCGGTCACTATAAGCATCTCAAATTTGGAGGATTGTCGGCCCGCATCACCATTCAAGACGGTGTGCTGGACGTCGATCGGATTGCCGGGCAATCGACCAATGGAGACGTCGCGGGCCGGGTTGTCGTCCAACTGCCTCGCCTGGAGCCGGCTGAAGCGGAAATTTCAGTGCGGGCGACCGGCATTCCGGTGGAAGACATGCTGAAGCTGCTCGGTTCCAAGGCGGGAAGCGGAATCACCGGTGAATTGCGGATCAATGCCACCGCGCGCGGGCACGGCCGCAATCCGCACGGAGTCCTTCCCTCACTCAATGGCCGGGCGGACCTTCTGCTGGAACACGGTCATATCTTCAAATCCAAGCAACGTGCGACATGGAAGATCATCAGTCTCCTGAACCTGCCGGCCGTTCTGCAGGGTAAAGTCGATCTGGAAAAAGAAGGACTGCCCTACAACAAGATCACCTCGACATTGAATATGCGCAACGGCCTGGTCGAAACCGAGAATCTGATCATCGACAGTCCGATCGTCAAAATCACCGCCGCGGGCAATTATGATTTGCCGACGGACCAGCTCGAGATGATCTGGGCGGTCAGTCCGTTCGGGTCGTATTCGCAGTTTCTCAAGACGATTCCGCTTTTCGGACGGCTCTTTGCCGGCGAGCGTTCAGGTTTTGCGACTGCCATGTTTTCCGTGAAGGGAGCCGTCGAAGATCCCGACGTGACGTATTTGCCGATGAAATCATTTGCGACGGGGTTGACGGGACTGGGGCAGCTTGCCGTCGATCTGCTCAAGAACACGGTGATGCTGCCGATCGATCTCGTCACGCCGGATGACAACAAGGGCGTCTCCAAAGACGCCATCCCCGCTCCGTAA